The genomic DNA GTTCTGACAGAGATGATGCATATTGCTTAAATTTTTGTGTCAATTGCTTAACCATCTCTTTTAAATTATTAATTTCGTTTTTTTTAGCCTCTAGTAGCGCTGTTTCACCTTGTATACGCAATGCACTACCTATCTCCTTATTTAGCTTATTGAGTGTAGCAGCTAAGTTGTCTAGCTGAGATTGTGTAGACCGTTTTTCTATGTCCAGTTTGTATATGGCTTCTACGAGCGTTGCTGCATTGCCCAACCCTCTTTTATATAGGCCATCTATTACTGCCTGTTTATCTGTTCTTATACGATTTAGGTCAATCATTTTGTTTCATTTAAACTCTGGAATACAGCATATATTAGCTCTTTTTGGCAACCTATTTCTAAGGGTAATGGGTAGCGAAGTTAGTCTATATCCTTCCAATACAGCTGGGTATATAGCGGCGCTAGACTACGCTTCTCCTAAAAATGGCTCATTATAAATAGGTTGTAAAAAAACATTAGCTTAAAGCTACACCATTTTAGGCAACTGTTCTCTATTTTATTAAAAGTGTTGTTTTTTTTTGACTTTTTCAAATTATAGTTGTATTATTGTTCATATTGGTTTGCCATGGGGCTGCATTCAGAGTCCTACATTGATATTCATTCCTATTACAGCTTTTTGTATATGCTGTATGTACAGAAGCACCCTTATTTTTGACTATTCTTACTAAGATTTAAAAAAGCGAAATCAGAACAAATAAGAAGCTAGTGTGCATGGTTACTGCAGACACTTAGCATAGTTAGTATGCCTGTGTAATATAGGCTGCTGCTACTGATTTTAAGAATAATCATTAAGGTGATGCACATATTATTTTTAATGGCTTTATTTAATTTACACCTAACTCAATCATGTATAATATCGGAGAGCTCAATCAAAAACTTATTTCTGAGTTACGCGAAATAGCAGAAAGATTTAAAGTAAAAAGCTATAAAACGCTTTCAAAAGAGGAACTTATTTATAAAATCTTGGATCAGCAAGCTGTGCTTCCTGTAGGGGAGGTGCCTCAAAAAAAGAATAACGAACCACCTGTTTCACCACTGCAACCAAAGGAGAGCTCCTCCTCTGTATTGCCAAAGAAGGGTCATATGCGATCTAAAGCAATAGAATCACCAGTTGAATCTAGTGTGCAAGATAAAAACAACCAAGCTACAGAACCAGAAAAATCAGTTGTAGCTGAACGTGTCACCTCCACGGTTTCGACTGTAAAAGAACCCAAAGAACCCAAGGAGGTAACTCCTTTACCTGAAAAGGGTAAAAAAGAAACAACCATGTTGCATAACCTGGACACTACTATTGAAGGCGAGGGGGTACTGGAAATTATGCAAGATGGCTATGGATTTTTACGTTCATCTGACTATCATTATTTAGCTAGTCCAGATGATGTCTATGTATCTCCCTCTCAAATCAAATTATTTAACCTAAAAACAGGTGATACCATTCGTGGAAAAATACGTCCACCCAAAGAAGGGGAAAAATACTTTGCCCTTTTAAAGGTAATTTATATGAATGGTGTAACCACAGAGGAGGGACGCAATCGCATTCCTTTTGAACATCTTACCCCCCTGTTTCCACAGGATAAATTACATATTTCCAATGGGGCTAGTCAATACTCGACACGTATTATGGATTTATTTTCTCCTATTGGTAAGGGTCAACGCGGTATGATTGTTGCACAACCCAAGACTGGTAAAACAGTACTATTGAAAGAAATTGCCAATGCTATTGCATCCAATCATCCAGAGGTCTACTTAATTGTTCTTTTAATTGGGGAACGTCCAGAGGAGGTGACAGATATGGCTAGGAATGTGAAAGCAGAAGTGATTGCTTCGACTTTTGATGAACAGGCGGAACGGCATGTAAAGGTTTCTAATATTGTTTTAGAAAAGGCAAAGAGGATGGTAGAGTGTGGCCGTGATGTGGTGATTCTGTTGGATTCTATTACTCGACTGGCTCGGGCACATAATACTGTTAGTCCTTCTTCTGGAAAGATACTTTCTGGTGGTATTGATGCCAATGCACTGCATAAGCCGCAGCGGTTTTTTGGCGCAGCCCGTAATGTGGAGAATGGGGGTTCGCTGACCATATTAGCTACAGCACTTATTGATACTGGATCTAAAATGGATGAGGTAATTTTTGAAGAATTCAAAGGTACCGGTAATATGGAGTTACAATTGGATCGAAAATTGGCCAACAAACGTATCTATCCGGCTATTGATGTACCTGCTTCTGGAACAAGGCATGAAGAATTGTTGATTGGAAAAGAGGAGCTGGCGCGCATCTGGATATTGCGCAATATCATGGCAGATATGAGTTCTACAGAAGCTATGGATTTCTTACTGAAGAAAATGCGGGGCACACGTAACAATGAGGAGTTTTTGATCTCTATGAGCAGTTAGTTTATCATGAAGCAGCTAGCGGCTATTAGAATGATTTGGTCTGAAAGTAGCTTGTTTTTTTACCTACTTATCACTTTATTGATCATTGGAATCTTTCCATTGTTCCTATGGGATAAAGTTTCTTTTTTGATATGGCTGAAACAGTGGCACCATCCTATAGCAGACTATGTAGCCCCTTATTTGACCTGGTTCGGTGATGGGGTTGCTTACCTATCTATTTTACCGGTCTTTGCCTTGTTTGGTGCAAGTTGTAGAAAGATGATCATTATGGGAGGAAGTTTTGTCTGTATGTCTATTGTGGTACAATTATTAAAGCGTGTTTTTTTTAGCCATATGTTAAGGCCCATAGCCTTACTGCCGCTAGATGCATCCATTCACCTAGTAGATGGCGTCTCCTTATCAAGGGATTTGAGTTTCCCTTCAGGCCATTCGGCTACCATTTTTGTGTTGATATCTGTTATACAGCTATTCAGCAAAAACAAAATTTATAGTGTGGTCTTGTTGGGGCTAGCCCTAGCAGTTGCTTATTCAAGAATCTACCTTCTTCAACATTTCTATACAGATGTCTATATAGGTGCTTGGATTGGTACCATTTCTGCTTTGGTAGCCTATATAGTTGGAATGCATTGGGATAGGGGAGAGTGGTTAGATCGTTCTATCTATTGTTTGTTATATACGCATGGAAAAAGCTTGCCGATTAAAAAATAGTACAGTTGCTTATTTTTTGGTTGGCTTTGGATGCATTTTTGCATGGGGTATAGGATCGGTCCACCTATTTGATTTAGATGAACTCTATTTTGCTGAGATTACTAGAGAAATGATGCATACTGGCCGGTATGGTCAAGTGACTTTTAATTTTGAGCCTCTCTATGAAAAACCACCGCTTTTCTTTTGGCTACAAGCGGTTGGTATGCACCTCTGGGGCATTAATGAGATCGGTGCACGATTTCCAAATTTGGTCTGTGGTGTACTGACACTTGCCACGATATACTACATTGGTAAACGCTATAAGGGAAGGTGGTTTGGATGTTTATGGATGTGCTTGTATGCAACTGCCTTTTTACCTCATTTTTATTTTAAGTCCGCTATTATAGACCCTGTTTTTAATTATTTTTTGCTGTTGGCCATCTATTTTTTATCCCACATAGTAACGATATCTAAGGCATGGTTTTATGGCGGGCTATCTATAGGTTGTGCATTATTGACCAAAGGGCCTATGGCGCTTGTCATACCGCTGGCTACTTTATCGTTATCTTATACTTGGTTTAGGGGAAGGATAGTCCAATTGAAGCTATTGATTATGGCTGTATTGGTTGCAATAGCAGTCTGTTGCTGTTGGCTTGTTCCAGAAATTTGTGCCAATGGGTGGACCTTTATTAAAGAATTTTGGAACTACCATTTGTTGCTCTATCATCAACCGGTAGATACCCATGCGCAACCTTGGTATTACCACCCGCTGGTCCTTTTTTTGGGATGCTTTCCAAGCTCCCTATTTTCGATCTGTTTCTTGATAGAAAAAAGGTTGATTAGACCTCTAGAAATCGAGTTTCAAAAGAGGTCTATGCCAAACCGTTACTTTGCAGCTAACATGCAAGCTTTATTAGTAGTTGTCTTACTAATTTTTACACTGGTTGGTACAAAGATTGTACATTATAGTGCTATGGCCTATTTCCCTATAACCTTCTTTGCAGCTGATTTTTTTATGGAGTCTCGACAGGGATCTAATAGCAAATATATTCATTCAGGTATACGAAATTTATTTTTAGCTATTGGTGTAGTCATAGGTGCCGCTTTGACGATGATTCCTTGGATCATGTTGCATAAAGCTGAATGGATTTCCTTTGTTAAAAACCAAATGATCAGGGATGCATTGACGGTATCTGTTATATGGAACTACTGGGATAGTATGCCAGGTTTGATCTATATCATCGGTATAGCCATTGCCTACTATTACTTTTTGCACTTTCGATTGGTTGCTTTTATGGCCACCTTTATGTGTGCCAATATTTGCACATTGGCATTATTTTGCATCCGTATTGCACCTAAGGTAGAAGCATATACCCAAAAAGAAATGGTGGATTTTTGTAAAGCATGTAAGGGCAGGGATCTATATCTTATTACCATTGGTTTTAAATCAGCTGCACCACTTTTCTATGCAGATCAACCCAAACGCTTCAAGCAACCAGATATAGCCTGGTTATTAGAAGGAGCTATTGATAAGCCTTGTTTTTTTATTCTATACGAAAGAGACAGCGCACTTTTGGCATATTACTCAGATGTCATTTATATAAAAAGTTCTGGTTGTTTTGCGTTTTATAAACGGCTTCCTCAAGCAACTAGATACTGAATCTACTCTCTTGTATTTTTTTATATGCGTTGTCCACATACATCTGATTCTTTATTATCCTTATTGTAAGATTCTAGAAGGTTCATTAACACTTTAGCTGCTCCATCTACTTCTATTTTAGTAGATTTAGCATCGGTTTTTAACTGTATCCATGCTTTATAGGCTTTTTCGAAAGTTTCCATATCTTCAAAATCTAACCATAGAATATTGGTAAGAATGTGGGCTGGGCCTTCTGTTACAACCATTTCTTCTACAGCATGCCTAAATGCAGATTGCTGAAACCGGGCTGGCCATGAAGGGAAAACCATTGTCATAATAAATGAATAGGGGTCATTTTCTGTTGTGAGCATATCCTCGTTTCTCAGTAGAATATGCTCTATTAAATGGA from Cardinium endosymbiont of Philonthus spinipes includes the following:
- the rho gene encoding transcription termination factor Rho; the encoded protein is MYNIGELNQKLISELREIAERFKVKSYKTLSKEELIYKILDQQAVLPVGEVPQKKNNEPPVSPLQPKESSSSVLPKKGHMRSKAIESPVESSVQDKNNQATEPEKSVVAERVTSTVSTVKEPKEPKEVTPLPEKGKKETTMLHNLDTTIEGEGVLEIMQDGYGFLRSSDYHYLASPDDVYVSPSQIKLFNLKTGDTIRGKIRPPKEGEKYFALLKVIYMNGVTTEEGRNRIPFEHLTPLFPQDKLHISNGASQYSTRIMDLFSPIGKGQRGMIVAQPKTGKTVLLKEIANAIASNHPEVYLIVLLIGERPEEVTDMARNVKAEVIASTFDEQAERHVKVSNIVLEKAKRMVECGRDVVILLDSITRLARAHNTVSPSSGKILSGGIDANALHKPQRFFGAARNVENGGSLTILATALIDTGSKMDEVIFEEFKGTGNMELQLDRKLANKRIYPAIDVPASGTRHEELLIGKEELARIWILRNIMADMSSTEAMDFLLKKMRGTRNNEEFLISMSS
- a CDS encoding glycosyltransferase family 39 protein, encoding MEKACRLKNSTVAYFLVGFGCIFAWGIGSVHLFDLDELYFAEITREMMHTGRYGQVTFNFEPLYEKPPLFFWLQAVGMHLWGINEIGARFPNLVCGVLTLATIYYIGKRYKGRWFGCLWMCLYATAFLPHFYFKSAIIDPVFNYFLLLAIYFLSHIVTISKAWFYGGLSIGCALLTKGPMALVIPLATLSLSYTWFRGRIVQLKLLIMAVLVAIAVCCCWLVPEICANGWTFIKEFWNYHLLLYHQPVDTHAQPWYYHPLVLFLGCFPSSLFSICFLIEKRLIRPLEIEFQKRSMPNRYFAANMQALLVVVLLIFTLVGTKIVHYSAMAYFPITFFAADFFMESRQGSNSKYIHSGIRNLFLAIGVVIGAALTMIPWIMLHKAEWISFVKNQMIRDALTVSVIWNYWDSMPGLIYIIGIAIAYYYFLHFRLVAFMATFMCANICTLALFCIRIAPKVEAYTQKEMVDFCKACKGRDLYLITIGFKSAAPLFYADQPKRFKQPDIAWLLEGAIDKPCFFILYERDSALLAYYSDVIYIKSSGCFAFYKRLPQATRY
- a CDS encoding phosphatase PAP2 family protein, producing the protein MKQLAAIRMIWSESSLFFYLLITLLIIGIFPLFLWDKVSFLIWLKQWHHPIADYVAPYLTWFGDGVAYLSILPVFALFGASCRKMIIMGGSFVCMSIVVQLLKRVFFSHMLRPIALLPLDASIHLVDGVSLSRDLSFPSGHSATIFVLISVIQLFSKNKIYSVVLLGLALAVAYSRIYLLQHFYTDVYIGAWIGTISALVAYIVGMHWDRGEWLDRSIYCLLYTHGKSLPIKK